Proteins encoded together in one Camelina sativa cultivar DH55 chromosome 9, Cs, whole genome shotgun sequence window:
- the LOC104714644 gene encoding bifunctional dTDP-4-dehydrorhamnose 3,5-epimerase/dTDP-4-dehydrorhamnose reductase-like, translated as MVVADANGSSSTSSFNFLIYGRTGWIGGLLGKLCESQGISYTYGSGRLQDRQSIVADIESVKPSHVFNAAGVTGRPNVDWCESHKVETIRTNVAGTLTLADICRDKGLVLINYATGCIFEYDSGHTLGSGIGFKEEDTPNFTGSFYSKTKAMVEELLKNYENVCTLRVRMPISSDLTNPRNFITKIARYEKVVDIPNSMTILDELLPISIEMAKRNLTGIYNFTNPGVVSHNEILEMYRDYIDPNFTWKNFTLEEQAKVIVAPRSNNELDATKLKTEFPELMSIKESLIKYVFEPNKKTEVKA; from the exons atggttgtagCAGACGCAAACGGATCATCGTCAACCTCCTCATTCAACTTCCTAATCTACGGTCGAACCGGATGGATCGGTGGTTTACTCGGCAAGCTCTGTGAATCTCAAGGGATCTCATACACTTACGGCTCAGGTCGTCTCCAAGATCGTCAATCGATCGTCGCCGATATCGAATCAGTGAAACCTAGCCACGTCTTCAACGCCGCTGGAGTCACCGGTCGTCCTAATGTCGACTGGTGCGAATCTCACAAAGTCGAGACCATCCGTACTAATGTCGCCGGAACCCTAACCCTCGCCGATATCTGCAGAGACAAGGGACTCGTCCTTATCAATTACGCTACCGGTTGTATATTTGAGTATGATTCGGGTCATACTCTCGGGTCCGGTATCGGATTCAAGGAAGAGGATACTCCTAACTTCACCGGATCCTTCTACTCTAAAACCAAAGCTATG gtggaGGAGCTGCTCAAGAACTATGAGAATGTATGCACGCTAAGAGTGAGAATGCCCATCTCTTCGGATCTAACGAACCCGAGAAACTTCATCACGAAGATTGCTAGGTATGAGAAAGTTGTGGACATACCTAACTCGATGACAATCCTCGACGAGCTCCTCCCGATATCGATCGAGATGGCTAAGAGGAACTTGACAGGGATCTACAATTTCACTAACCCGGGTGTCGTGAGTCACAACGAGATCTTGGAGATGTACAGAGACTACATTGACCCGAATTTTACTTGGAAGAACTTCACATTGGAGGAACAAGCTAAAGTGATTGTGGCTCCAAGGAGTAACAACGAGCTTGATGCTACTAAGTTGAAGACTGAGTTCCCTGAGTTGATGTCTATCAAAGAGTCTCTGATCAAGTACGTGTTTGAGCCTAACAAGAAGACTGAAGTTAAAGCTTGA